One Yoonia sp. BS5-3 genomic window carries:
- a CDS encoding AraC family transcriptional regulator, translated as MSTALAVSHGYFGRAAIYDLNRPITTHAHREGHLIFMVGGNHATVTIGSRSFECDETFAAAISPWAQHSFEPASEGSTQCLVLYIRPMWFLENTGSSDYALSFGRARLQMTDTLKDMLNRLVRLMMSDSLDLNVEDLLIDLTSQCYEASWVERTRPCNLQAHRSFSDFRVRRSQQLMKNYLCDHNGLDALASEVGLSRPHFFKLFKRQTGVTPNVYFNTLRSERAIDDLLSTNKSVTDIAHDLGFASQASFTRFFSLNVGISPTDYRRVARIS; from the coding sequence ATGAGTACGGCGCTTGCTGTGTCGCATGGCTATTTTGGTCGTGCCGCCATTTACGATTTAAACAGACCCATTACAACGCATGCCCATCGTGAAGGGCACTTGATTTTTATGGTTGGTGGCAATCACGCAACCGTCACCATCGGCTCTCGCAGTTTCGAATGCGATGAAACTTTTGCCGCAGCTATCAGCCCTTGGGCGCAGCATTCGTTTGAGCCAGCATCGGAAGGAAGCACCCAATGCCTCGTCCTGTATATTCGGCCGATGTGGTTTTTGGAAAATACCGGATCGTCTGATTACGCGCTCAGTTTTGGGCGGGCGCGGCTGCAAATGACCGACACATTGAAAGACATGCTCAATCGTCTCGTCAGGCTGATGATGTCGGATAGTCTTGACCTGAATGTCGAGGATTTACTGATTGATCTGACCAGCCAATGCTATGAGGCATCCTGGGTTGAACGAACACGGCCATGCAATCTTCAGGCGCATCGCAGCTTCAGCGACTTTAGGGTACGCCGGTCGCAGCAGTTGATGAAAAATTACCTTTGCGATCACAATGGTCTTGATGCTTTGGCAAGTGAAGTTGGCCTGTCGCGCCCCCATTTTTTCAAACTGTTCAAACGTCAAACAGGCGTGACGCCGAATGTCTATTTCAACACGTTACGGTCCGAGCGTGCGATCGACGATCTGCTGTCGACGAATAAATCTGTCACCGATATCGCCCATGATCTGGGTTTCGCGAGCCAGGCGTCTTTTACGCGATTCTTTTCTTTGAACGTTGGCATCTCGCCGACCGACTATCGCCGGGTCGCGCGCATCAGCTAG
- a CDS encoding branched-chain amino acid ABC transporter permease, translating to MRVFAARHPIWAGIIVIAVLILLYMIFAIWPEWLTDGIGSKKIFLNALFNGVTLGGLYFLVASGFTLIFGLMRNVNMAHGSLYLLGGYLGFFIADQTGLWLLAFPITFLIVGLVGVLMQIFVFRRMEGQDLRQTLVTIGISIVAADLMLWVFGGDFYNITPPSWLSGPIETNLITSQRVRSSGEVVTSYLKYPAVRIVIFGASVAIGVAMWLVLNRTRVGMLVRAGVDDRDMLSATGARIQVVFLGVFFFGAGLAGLAGVVGATFQSAAPGEDVRFLLASLVVVIVGGMGSIPGAALGALLIGLAEQFGSVYFPTYAVVLTFLIMVAVLAFRPQGLMGR from the coding sequence GTGAGAGTATTTGCGGCGCGGCATCCGATTTGGGCGGGGATCATTGTGATCGCCGTGCTGATCCTGCTGTACATGATTTTTGCGATCTGGCCGGAATGGCTGACCGACGGTATCGGATCAAAGAAGATCTTCCTGAACGCGCTCTTCAATGGGGTTACGCTTGGTGGTCTCTATTTCCTGGTGGCGTCGGGTTTTACCCTGATTTTTGGGCTTATGCGCAACGTGAATATGGCCCATGGCTCTTTGTACTTGCTTGGCGGCTATCTTGGATTCTTTATCGCTGATCAGACAGGTCTATGGTTGCTTGCCTTCCCGATCACATTCCTGATCGTTGGTCTTGTTGGCGTTCTCATGCAGATCTTTGTCTTCCGCAGAATGGAAGGGCAAGACTTGCGTCAAACACTTGTCACTATTGGGATTTCCATTGTGGCAGCGGACCTGATGCTGTGGGTCTTTGGTGGTGATTTTTATAACATTACACCTCCTTCCTGGCTGTCCGGTCCGATTGAAACAAACCTGATCACCAGTCAGCGTGTCCGTAGTTCGGGTGAGGTGGTGACCAGCTATCTAAAATACCCCGCTGTGCGCATCGTCATCTTTGGCGCCTCGGTGGCCATTGGAGTCGCGATGTGGCTGGTGCTGAACCGTACACGCGTTGGGATGCTGGTACGGGCCGGTGTAGATGACCGCGATATGCTAAGCGCCACAGGCGCGCGCATTCAGGTTGTTTTTCTGGGCGTCTTCTTCTTCGGAGCCGGTCTGGCGGGTCTGGCTGGCGTTGTCGGCGCCACTTTCCAATCTGCAGCCCCGGGTGAGGATGTGCGGTTCCTACTGGCATCGCTGGTTGTGGTCATCGTGGGCGGTATGGGCTCGATCCCGGGCGCGGCGCTGGGCGCATTGCTAATCGGTTTAGCCGAGCAATTTGGCTCGGTCTATTTCCCAACCTACGCGGTCGTTTTGACCTTTCTAATCATGGTGGCGGTGCTGGCATTCCGTCCCCAAGGCTTGATGGGAAGGTAG
- a CDS encoding branched-chain amino acid ABC transporter permease, which translates to MTMETDARSLSSPDRKMWVERVPAAYWVVGFILLILPSFASDFVMFQIFGWTFILGMIACSLMFLGGYGGMVSLAQMTFAGVAGYMVAIFGDSAIDTISQGWPWWVTVPLALLIAVIFATAIGWLAVRTEGIYTIMITVAIAAAFFYFTRQNYDIFNGFQGFNTVVPPPLFGVNWRDPMPFYYMTLMWAVITYFAIVYISRAPFGLALQGVRDNPRRMAALGYNVTAHRVAAYAFSAIPAGMGGILLTWQSAQISPGTVGIQPAIDILIIAVVGGMGHPIGAFIGAFLYVLLKTFAIDVLIALGLSGDRFQLLIGLGFLVVVYFSEDGLIGIWQRIKDARNRDPLTGEPRL; encoded by the coding sequence ATGACGATGGAAACTGACGCAAGAAGCCTCTCAAGCCCAGATCGCAAGATGTGGGTCGAACGGGTGCCAGCCGCCTATTGGGTTGTGGGGTTTATCCTGCTGATCTTGCCATCCTTTGCCTCTGATTTTGTGATGTTCCAGATCTTCGGATGGACCTTCATCCTTGGCATGATCGCCTGTTCGCTGATGTTTCTGGGCGGGTATGGCGGTATGGTTAGTCTGGCCCAGATGACATTTGCTGGCGTTGCAGGTTACATGGTGGCGATCTTTGGTGACAGCGCCATTGATACGATCAGCCAAGGTTGGCCGTGGTGGGTGACAGTGCCGCTTGCCCTGCTCATAGCCGTTATTTTTGCGACGGCCATCGGATGGTTGGCCGTTCGGACCGAGGGCATCTACACCATCATGATCACCGTCGCGATAGCAGCGGCGTTCTTTTACTTTACGCGCCAGAATTACGACATCTTCAACGGGTTTCAGGGCTTTAACACAGTTGTTCCACCGCCTCTGTTTGGCGTCAACTGGCGTGATCCGATGCCGTTCTACTACATGACCTTGATGTGGGCGGTGATAACGTATTTTGCGATCGTCTATATCTCACGCGCGCCGTTTGGCCTGGCATTGCAGGGTGTGCGAGACAATCCGCGCCGCATGGCCGCGCTTGGGTATAATGTAACGGCACATCGGGTTGCTGCCTATGCGTTCTCGGCCATTCCTGCCGGAATGGGGGGGATATTGCTGACTTGGCAATCGGCCCAGATCAGCCCGGGCACCGTCGGTATTCAGCCTGCCATTGATATCCTGATCATTGCGGTCGTTGGCGGCATGGGGCATCCGATCGGCGCATTCATCGGTGCGTTTCTCTATGTTCTGCTGAAGACCTTTGCGATTGATGTTCTGATTGCCTTGGGCCTCAGCGGCGACCGGTTTCAGCTTTTGATCGGTCTTGGCTTTTTGGTGGTTGTCTATTTCTCAGAAGATGGCCTGATCGGAATTTGGCAGCGCATCAAGGACGCGCGGAACCGCGACCCACTAACAGGGGAGCCGCGGTTATGA
- a CDS encoding ABC transporter ATP-binding protein, producing the protein MNGPNESANALELRGMSKSFGALAALSDIELSVGPGERRAVLGSNGAGKTTLFNCITGDFPPSEGSIRFFGEDITRFPPHERIRRGLRRTYQISLLFTGLSVIDNVYLSCLGVSRGRFSFLRPRRNDALVSSAEELTQRVNLWDERDTIVSDLSYGQQRQLEIAMALSGAPRFILFDEPAAGLSPTERRELVEILTNLPSHMGYIIIEHDMDVALRVSDYVTMMHNGRIFKEGKPAEIEEDPEVQALYLGGDGH; encoded by the coding sequence ATGAATGGACCAAATGAAAGCGCCAATGCGTTAGAGCTGCGCGGGATGTCCAAAAGCTTTGGGGCCTTGGCGGCGCTGTCGGATATCGAACTGTCAGTTGGTCCTGGTGAGCGCCGCGCGGTGCTGGGATCAAACGGCGCGGGCAAGACGACCCTGTTCAATTGTATCACCGGGGATTTTCCACCCAGCGAGGGATCAATCCGCTTTTTCGGCGAGGACATCACCCGCTTTCCCCCGCATGAGCGTATCCGCCGCGGCCTGCGCCGGACCTATCAGATTTCACTGCTGTTCACGGGCCTTAGCGTGATCGACAATGTCTATCTGTCTTGTCTCGGCGTCAGCCGTGGCCGCTTTTCTTTCCTTCGTCCCCGGCGCAATGATGCGTTGGTGTCTTCTGCCGAAGAACTGACACAACGCGTGAACCTGTGGGACGAGCGGGACACGATTGTCAGCGATCTGTCCTATGGTCAGCAGCGCCAGCTGGAAATCGCGATGGCCCTGTCGGGCGCGCCCCGTTTCATCCTGTTTGACGAGCCCGCCGCTGGCCTGTCCCCGACAGAACGGCGCGAGCTGGTCGAGATTCTGACCAATCTGCCTTCCCATATGGGCTACATCATCATCGAACACGACATGGACGTGGCCCTGCGCGTTTCGGACTACGTCACGATGATGCATAACGGGCGCATCTTCAAAGAAGGCAAGCCTGCCGAGATCGAAGAAGACCCCGAAGTTCAGGCCCTCTATCTCGGGGGGGACGGACATTGA
- a CDS encoding ABC transporter permease, whose protein sequence is MSALEVKDLNVFYGQSHALQGVNLRLDSGVLSVVGRNGMGKTTLCKAIMGLVPVASGAITFQGQDIGGLGPSDTARMGIGYVPQGRRLWPSLTVDEHLKLVEKRGGAWSVDRVYGVFPRLAERKTNGGAQLSGGEQQMLAIGRALLLNPKLLVMDEPTEGLAPVIVNQVAEMLIQLGEEGDIDVLVIEQNIGVACSVASEIAIMVNGQINRVIDSGVLASDRDLQQALLGVGRHAHDETDEASATSETEAPAHASITRIYMSNPAQPTRWTPNVPVHVLEGQARSVTDVQGVAVSASVVPISAGLNRAARAGHGSVYVCGTLDTKGAELTYMADFVRDMGLKVQTVDLSTSGSASTADIPPHVIAASHPSGASAVFTGDRGTAVAGMTMAFERWISKRSDVAGLLSAGGSGGTALVAPGFRSLPVGVPKMIVSTIASGNTEQYVGPADIAMMYSVADVQGINTITREVLANGAAALGGMVLGRQRRKPATSEDKPAIGLTMFGVTTPCVQMITRELDENYDCLVFHATGVGGRSMEKLLDSGKLSAVIDITTTEVCDLVAGGVFAATEERFDASIRSGLPYIGSCGALDMVNFNAPDTVPAHYRDRLFYEHNPQITLMRTTPEENEKMGRFIGNKLNQMTGPVRFFLPEGGVSLLDAPDQPFWMPEANKALFTTLEATVNATANRQLVRVPHNINDPEFADLIVRTFRSYHGQPRQARGA, encoded by the coding sequence TTGAGCGCGCTTGAGGTCAAGGATCTGAACGTCTTTTACGGGCAATCCCATGCGCTGCAGGGTGTGAACCTGCGCCTTGATAGCGGTGTTCTGTCCGTTGTTGGCCGAAACGGTATGGGCAAGACCACCCTTTGTAAGGCGATTATGGGGTTGGTGCCGGTCGCCTCTGGCGCGATCACGTTTCAGGGGCAGGACATTGGCGGGCTGGGCCCATCCGATACGGCGCGGATGGGGATCGGCTATGTGCCGCAGGGTCGCCGATTGTGGCCCTCGCTGACCGTGGATGAGCATCTGAAGCTGGTGGAGAAGCGCGGCGGCGCCTGGTCGGTGGACCGTGTTTATGGTGTTTTTCCCCGTCTGGCTGAGCGCAAGACAAATGGCGGTGCGCAACTGTCAGGGGGTGAGCAGCAGATGCTGGCCATCGGGCGGGCCTTGCTGCTTAACCCCAAGCTTTTGGTGATGGACGAGCCAACAGAGGGCCTCGCCCCTGTTATCGTCAATCAAGTGGCCGAGATGCTGATCCAGCTGGGCGAAGAGGGCGACATCGATGTTCTTGTGATTGAGCAGAATATCGGGGTGGCCTGCTCTGTCGCATCCGAGATCGCCATCATGGTCAACGGCCAGATCAACCGTGTCATCGATAGCGGGGTACTGGCGAGCGACCGTGATCTGCAGCAGGCCTTGCTGGGTGTCGGGCGTCATGCCCATGACGAGACGGATGAAGCCAGCGCCACATCCGAAACAGAGGCCCCCGCCCACGCCAGCATCACCCGCATTTATATGTCGAACCCAGCGCAGCCCACGCGATGGACGCCAAATGTGCCTGTGCATGTTCTGGAAGGCCAGGCGCGCTCGGTCACTGATGTGCAGGGCGTAGCCGTCTCTGCGTCTGTGGTGCCCATCAGCGCCGGTTTGAACCGCGCCGCCCGGGCCGGGCATGGGTCTGTCTATGTGTGCGGTACGCTTGATACCAAAGGTGCCGAACTGACATATATGGCCGACTTCGTCCGCGATATGGGGCTCAAGGTTCAGACCGTCGATTTGTCGACCTCTGGCAGCGCTAGTACCGCTGATATTCCGCCTCACGTCATAGCCGCCTCGCACCCCAGCGGCGCAAGTGCCGTCTTTACCGGCGACCGCGGTACGGCCGTCGCTGGCATGACGATGGCCTTTGAGCGCTGGATTTCAAAACGCTCGGATGTGGCAGGATTGCTTAGCGCGGGTGGCTCCGGTGGCACGGCCCTTGTCGCACCCGGTTTCCGGTCTTTACCGGTGGGCGTGCCTAAGATGATCGTCTCGACCATAGCAAGCGGCAACACCGAACAATATGTCGGCCCAGCGGATATCGCGATGATGTATTCGGTCGCGGATGTGCAGGGGATCAACACGATCACCCGCGAGGTGCTGGCCAATGGAGCAGCCGCGCTTGGCGGAATGGTTCTGGGGCGTCAGCGCAGGAAACCTGCCACCTCCGAGGACAAACCGGCCATCGGGCTGACGATGTTCGGGGTGACCACGCCTTGCGTTCAAATGATCACCCGCGAGCTTGATGAAAACTATGATTGCCTCGTCTTCCATGCGACCGGCGTCGGGGGACGGTCGATGGAAAAGCTGCTGGACAGTGGCAAGCTGTCGGCGGTGATCGACATCACAACAACCGAAGTTTGTGACCTTGTGGCAGGCGGCGTTTTTGCAGCCACCGAAGAACGGTTTGACGCCTCGATCCGTTCCGGCCTGCCCTATATCGGGTCTTGTGGCGCGCTCGACATGGTGAATTTCAACGCGCCGGATACTGTGCCTGCGCATTACCGTGATCGCTTGTTCTATGAACATAACCCGCAGATCACGCTGATGCGCACGACCCCCGAAGAGAACGAAAAGATGGGGCGCTTCATCGGCAACAAGCTGAACCAGATGACCGGCCCCGTTCGCTTTTTCCTGCCCGAGGGTGGCGTCAGCCTGCTGGATGCGCCGGATCAGCCCTTTTGGATGCCGGAAGCGAATAAGGCCTTGTTCACCACCCTTGAGGCCACTGTGAATGCCACCGCGAATCGCCAGTTGGTACGCGTGCCGCACAATATCAATGATCCCGAATTTGCTGACCTGATCGTCCGGACATTCCGGTCGTATCACGGTCAACCCCGCCAAGCGAGAGGAGCTTAA
- a CDS encoding phosphoenolpyruvate hydrolase family protein, with protein MYDRNDLMKKFRAMRDAGEPIIGGGAGTGLSAKCEEAGGIDLIVIYNSGRYRMAGRGSLAGLMPYGDANGVVMEMAGEVLPVVEKTPVLAGVCATDPFRLMDKFLDQVKAAGFSGVQNFPTVGLIDGNFRANLEETGMGYSHEVEMIRMASERGLLTTPYVFSEDDARAMAGAGADIIVVHLGLTTGGSIGAETGCTLEQAPALTDAWAKAALDVNPDAIVLVHGGPVAMPEDADYMLKNTQYCHGFYGASSMERLPTEIALRDQTAAFKKIGR; from the coding sequence ATGTATGACCGCAATGACCTTATGAAGAAATTCCGAGCCATGCGGGATGCGGGCGAGCCGATTATTGGCGGCGGCGCTGGTACGGGCCTGAGCGCGAAATGCGAAGAGGCGGGCGGGATCGACCTGATCGTGATCTACAACTCTGGCCGCTACCGCATGGCCGGGCGCGGGTCGCTTGCGGGCCTGATGCCATACGGCGATGCGAATGGCGTGGTGATGGAAATGGCGGGCGAGGTGCTGCCGGTCGTGGAAAAGACACCAGTGCTTGCCGGGGTCTGCGCCACCGACCCGTTTCGTCTGATGGATAAGTTTCTGGATCAGGTAAAAGCGGCGGGTTTTTCAGGTGTTCAGAACTTTCCAACCGTCGGCCTGATTGACGGCAATTTCCGCGCCAACCTGGAAGAAACCGGAATGGGCTATTCCCATGAGGTCGAAATGATCCGCATGGCCAGCGAACGGGGCCTTCTGACCACGCCTTATGTGTTCAGCGAGGATGACGCCCGAGCCATGGCTGGCGCAGGCGCTGATATCATCGTGGTGCATCTGGGCCTGACAACGGGCGGGTCTATTGGCGCGGAAACGGGTTGCACCCTCGAACAAGCCCCGGCCCTGACGGATGCCTGGGCCAAGGCGGCGCTGGATGTGAACCCTGATGCCATCGTGCTGGTCCATGGCGGCCCTGTCGCGATGCCCGAGGACGCCGATTACATGCTCAAAAACACCCAATATTGCCACGGCTTTTATGGCGCCTCTTCGATGGAGCGGCTGCCAACAGAAATCGCGCTGCGCGACCAAACTGCCGCGTTCAAGAAAATCGGACGCTGA
- a CDS encoding flotillin domain-containing protein: MTGQLIGQLILWLIMAVIVVFILYWVMNWLYRRSTKEVAFVRTGFLGERVVIDGGAFVWPIIHDITPVNMNSMDLAITREKEEALITADNLRVDMDVEFYVSVRGTKKDVSLAAATMGRRTLEPERLHRLLSGKFISALRTVAAEMTLTELHTKRAAVTARVAELTQESLDKNGLELESVAITDIDQTDIQFFNPSNQFDAIGLTSVIESVEARRKLRNDIEQDTMIKIRERNLQAEKDTLAIERESEEARLEQERDVEFRRAQQRAELARERSEREKEGEEATLTNREAIEKARIANEEMIAEARIASERKIRQQEIERQQTVDQAEVAAREAVEKARIGQEKVLAETRIKTDKDTQAADIAAKEAIEKARIAQEKNLTEARIAKDQDTQSKEIERQRIVDEADIAAREVIEKARIAQEREVTEARIALERSTRELEIARNLAIDEATIAAQEAAEKLRIEQERTVNAERISSDKATRELEIARQEALEAAEIASAQATEAAKIAREKALSAERILAEQDTRAKEIERQRVLDTQQIEATESTSKERIAQEERIRALEIARNQALDEAEVAAREAVEAARIEQDARLTVKRIETEESTTERDLAKARAVEALEIAKSEAIEAARIAKEKKIAAERIAYEQDLREREIARNRAVDVANVNASEDVAHARIEEEKRTRAAEIAKDVEIRSREIEKQEAVEAAEISSRRLVEQQRIEKEAETTAEKIARDEKIRSLEIARNKAMDAAQIAADEAIEAARVAKEKTVDAEKILAEQEIDAKKLERKKAIEQLEIARVQALREAEIASQEEVERAKIASERGLDDARIGHQTERRRLEIAREKAVEEAGMEKAIALYQKSLDESAAAVEAENAKARALEAAEKAKTAAETESVTREKALDILRAEKEAERTRLIADGEKVRRAVEAEAQKLINEAENVLSDDARHAVFRRKMLEHVEGIIAASAKPLENVSDIKIMQLGGSGTQGLEWANGGGGSGGGGGGDGPSPTDEVMNSALRYRVQAPFVDSLMKDIGIDAKDMGKSDIFRNASDMTRANSEIARAKAQQDKAKKEDKS, translated from the coding sequence ATGACCGGACAACTTATCGGACAACTTATTCTTTGGCTGATCATGGCCGTTATCGTGGTCTTCATCCTCTATTGGGTGATGAACTGGCTTTACCGGCGATCCACGAAAGAGGTCGCGTTTGTCAGAACCGGATTCTTGGGCGAACGGGTCGTCATTGATGGTGGTGCTTTCGTCTGGCCCATCATCCATGACATCACGCCGGTGAACATGAACTCGATGGACCTCGCGATTACCCGCGAGAAGGAAGAGGCGCTGATCACCGCAGACAACCTGCGCGTCGATATGGATGTTGAGTTTTACGTCAGCGTGCGCGGCACAAAGAAAGATGTCAGCCTGGCCGCCGCCACTATGGGCCGCCGGACTTTGGAACCAGAACGCCTGCACCGCTTGCTGTCTGGTAAATTCATCAGCGCATTGCGCACCGTTGCGGCCGAGATGACCCTGACAGAGCTGCACACCAAACGCGCTGCAGTGACCGCTCGGGTGGCTGAGCTGACCCAGGAAAGTCTGGATAAAAACGGGCTGGAGCTGGAAAGCGTCGCGATCACCGATATCGATCAGACCGACATCCAGTTCTTCAACCCGTCCAATCAGTTCGACGCCATCGGTTTGACCAGCGTGATCGAGTCCGTCGAGGCCCGCCGCAAGCTGCGCAATGACATCGAACAGGACACGATGATCAAAATTCGCGAGCGCAATCTGCAAGCGGAAAAAGATACGCTGGCGATTGAACGCGAGTCGGAAGAGGCGCGGCTAGAGCAGGAACGCGATGTTGAATTCCGCCGCGCGCAGCAGCGTGCCGAACTGGCCCGCGAACGGTCCGAACGCGAAAAAGAAGGCGAAGAAGCAACGCTGACCAACCGCGAGGCCATCGAAAAGGCCCGTATCGCGAATGAGGAGATGATCGCCGAGGCGCGCATCGCTTCTGAACGGAAAATTCGCCAGCAAGAGATCGAACGTCAACAAACCGTGGATCAGGCCGAGGTCGCCGCCCGCGAGGCGGTGGAAAAGGCCCGCATCGGTCAGGAAAAGGTGCTGGCCGAAACCCGCATCAAGACCGACAAGGATACGCAAGCCGCTGACATCGCGGCAAAAGAGGCGATTGAAAAGGCCCGGATTGCCCAGGAAAAGAACCTGACCGAGGCGCGGATTGCCAAGGATCAGGACACGCAATCCAAGGAAATCGAACGCCAGCGCATCGTGGATGAGGCGGATATCGCCGCACGCGAGGTGATCGAGAAGGCCCGCATCGCGCAGGAACGCGAAGTGACCGAGGCACGGATTGCACTCGAACGTTCTACCCGCGAACTCGAAATCGCCCGTAATCTGGCAATTGATGAGGCGACCATTGCCGCCCAAGAGGCCGCGGAAAAGCTGCGCATCGAACAGGAACGCACGGTAAATGCCGAGCGCATTTCCAGCGACAAGGCGACCCGCGAATTGGAAATCGCCCGGCAAGAGGCGTTGGAAGCAGCGGAAATCGCCAGCGCGCAGGCCACAGAGGCCGCCAAGATCGCCCGTGAAAAGGCATTGTCGGCAGAGCGTATTCTGGCCGAGCAGGACACCCGCGCCAAAGAGATCGAACGCCAGCGCGTGCTGGACACCCAGCAGATCGAAGCCACCGAGTCCACCTCGAAAGAACGGATTGCCCAGGAAGAGCGCATTCGCGCCCTTGAGATTGCCCGCAATCAGGCGCTGGATGAGGCCGAAGTTGCTGCGCGTGAAGCTGTGGAAGCCGCCCGGATCGAGCAGGACGCGCGTCTGACCGTCAAGCGGATCGAAACCGAGGAATCCACCACCGAACGTGATCTGGCCAAGGCCAGGGCCGTTGAGGCATTGGAGATCGCGAAATCCGAAGCGATTGAAGCGGCCCGCATCGCCAAGGAAAAGAAGATCGCGGCAGAGCGTATTGCCTATGAGCAGGATTTGCGCGAACGCGAAATCGCCCGGAACCGTGCGGTCGATGTAGCCAATGTAAATGCCTCCGAAGACGTGGCCCACGCACGGATCGAAGAAGAAAAACGCACGCGCGCGGCTGAGATCGCCAAGGATGTAGAGATCCGCTCTCGCGAAATCGAAAAGCAGGAAGCGGTCGAAGCAGCTGAAATTTCCAGCCGCCGCCTGGTCGAACAACAGCGGATTGAGAAAGAGGCAGAAACCACCGCTGAAAAGATCGCCCGCGACGAAAAGATTCGGTCGCTTGAGATTGCCCGTAACAAGGCGATGGATGCGGCGCAGATCGCTGCCGATGAGGCGATTGAAGCCGCGCGCGTGGCCAAGGAAAAGACGGTGGATGCCGAAAAGATTCTGGCCGAACAGGAAATCGACGCCAAAAAGCTCGAGCGTAAGAAAGCCATCGAACAGTTGGAAATCGCCCGCGTTCAAGCCCTGCGCGAGGCGGAAATCGCCAGTCAGGAAGAGGTGGAGCGCGCCAAGATCGCCTCGGAACGGGGTCTTGATGATGCCCGTATCGGCCACCAGACTGAACGTCGTCGCCTAGAGATTGCCCGCGAAAAGGCTGTCGAAGAGGCCGGGATGGAAAAGGCCATCGCGCTTTACCAAAAATCCCTGGATGAAAGTGCCGCAGCGGTCGAGGCTGAAAATGCCAAGGCCCGTGCGCTGGAAGCCGCCGAAAAGGCCAAGACAGCTGCCGAAACCGAAAGCGTCACCCGCGAGAAGGCGCTGGATATTCTGCGCGCCGAAAAAGAGGCCGAACGCACACGTCTGATCGCCGATGGCGAAAAGGTCCGCCGTGCTGTCGAAGCCGAGGCACAGAAGCTGATCAACGAAGCCGAAAACGTGCTGTCCGACGATGCCCGTCACGCCGTGTTCCGCCGCAAGATGCTGGAGCATGTCGAGGGGATCATCGCCGCCAGCGCCAAACCGCTTGAGAATGTCAGCGACATCAAAATCATGCAGCTTGGCGGATCGGGCACCCAGGGCCTCGAATGGGCCAATGGCGGTGGCGGATCCGGCGGCGGTGGGGGCGGTGATGGCCCCAGCCCTACCGATGAAGTGATGAACAGTGCGCTGCGCTACCGTGTTCAGGCCCCGTTCGTTGATAGCCTGATGAAGGATATCGGGATCGACGCCAAAGACATGGGCAAGTCTGACATCTTTCGCAATGCCAGCGACATGACGCGCGCAAACTCGGAAATTGCCCGCGCCAAAGCCCAGCAGGATAAGGCCAAGAAAGAGGATAAATCCTGA
- a CDS encoding SRPBCC family protein, translating to MARVFASSVIGAPAERVWDRVRDFNGLPKWHPRIRDSRIEDALPADKVGCIRNFNLQNGDNIREQLLGLSDYDMFTTYSILESPMPLTDYIATLRLTPVTDGARTFAEWTAEFNCAPEDETDLVTGIGGNVFQGGFDALKRHFGG from the coding sequence ATGGCGCGCGTCTTTGCTTCCAGCGTGATCGGCGCCCCGGCGGAACGGGTCTGGGATCGGGTCCGCGATTTCAACGGCCTGCCCAAATGGCACCCGCGCATTCGCGACAGCCGGATCGAGGATGCGTTGCCCGCTGACAAGGTTGGCTGCATCCGCAACTTTAACCTGCAGAACGGGGACAATATCCGCGAACAGCTGCTGGGCCTGTCGGATTACGACATGTTCACCACCTATTCGATTCTCGAAAGCCCGATGCCTCTGACCGACTACATCGCAACCTTGCGCCTGACGCCGGTCACCGACGGGGCCCGCACATTTGCCGAATGGACTGCTGAATTCAACTGCGCCCCCGAGGACGAGACGGACCTCGTCACAGGGATCGGGGGCAATGTCTTTCAGGGCGGGTTTGACGCCCTGAAACGCCACTTTGGGGGCTAA
- a CDS encoding nuclear transport factor 2 family protein, which translates to MKKFLATLAVTATASGAFADGHARELPPLVMQPNAERVTFEHIDALNACDWDRLMAQYPEEVLIILPNGAWVEGRPAVGDVFAGFCTPREEGGFIGATFIAEKVKTVGDTVNVSWRVEADWLAESYKGADAYVTRDGLMYVQVTTFDPADMVFAE; encoded by the coding sequence ATGAAGAAATTTCTTGCAACACTTGCCGTCACAGCCACCGCATCTGGCGCTTTTGCAGACGGTCACGCGCGTGAATTGCCACCGCTGGTCATGCAGCCCAATGCTGAGCGTGTTACATTCGAACATATCGACGCGCTCAACGCGTGCGACTGGGATCGCCTGATGGCGCAATACCCCGAGGAAGTGCTGATCATCCTGCCAAATGGTGCCTGGGTCGAAGGCCGCCCTGCTGTGGGAGATGTTTTTGCCGGGTTCTGCACCCCGCGCGAAGAGGGCGGTTTCATCGGCGCGACCTTCATCGCTGAAAAGGTCAAAACCGTTGGTGATACGGTCAACGTATCCTGGCGGGTTGAGGCCGACTGGCTGGCCGAGTCCTACAAGGGCGCCGACGCATATGTCACCCGCGATGGTCTGATGTACGTGCAGGTCACGACATTCGATCCGGCCGACATGGTCTTTGCCGAGTAA